From the Peromyscus leucopus breed LL Stock chromosome 8b, UCI_PerLeu_2.1, whole genome shotgun sequence genome, one window contains:
- the Nudt16l1 gene encoding tudor-interacting repair regulator protein isoform X1: protein MLSVLPSGDLASTRCVLGIVVFWSEGEVSCAAWRVANSTLSPGAPVCSVFSPRLSGLVGAGPCTWMHADWACVSWAGSRMLIWAVGLERIKMSTTTVPELKQISREEAMRLGPGWSHSCHAMLYAANPGQLFGRIPMRFSVLMQMRFDGLLGFPGGFVDRRFWSLEDGLNRVLGLGLGGLRLTEADYLSSHLTEGPQRVVAHLYARQLTLEQLHAVEISAVHSRDHGLEVLGLVRVPLYTQKDRVGGFPNFLSNAFVSTAKYQLLFALKVLNMMPSEKLAEALASATEKQKKALEKLLPASS, encoded by the exons ATGCTCAGTGTACTTCCCTCTGGTGACCTGGCTTCCACGCGGTGCGTCTTGGGAATTGTAGTTTTCTGGTCTGAGGGTGAGGTCTCCTGTGCAGCTTGGAGGGTGGCGAACTCCACCCTCTCGCCAGGGGCTCCGGTCTGCTCTGTGTTCAGCCCCAGGCTTTCAGGATTGGTGGGGGCGGGCCCATGCACGTGGATGCACGCGGATTGGGCCTGTGTGTCGTGGGCGGGGTCGCGCATGCTCATTTGGGCGGTGGGCCTGGAGCGTATCAAGATGTCGACCACGACGGTTCCGGAGCTGAAGCAGATCAGCCGGGAGGAAGCAATGCGCTTGGGGCCCGGCTGGAGCCACTCGTGCCACGCCATGTTGTATGCCGCTAACCCCGGGCAGCTCTTCGGTCGTATTCCCATGCGATTCTCAGTGCTG ATGCAGATGCGCTTCGACGGGCTGCTGGGCTTCCCTGGGGGGTTTGTGGACCGGCGCTTCTGGTCGCTGGAGGATGGCTTGAACCGGgtgctgggcctgggcctgggcggCCTGCGCCTCACCGAAGCTGACTACCTGAGCTCACACCTGACTGAGGGTCCACAACGCGTGGTGGCACATCTGTATGCACGGCAGCTGACACTGGAGCAGCTGCATGCTGTGGAGATCAGCGCTGTGCACTCACGGGACCACGGTCTGGAG GTGCTGGGCCTGGTACGTGTCCCGCTGTACACACAGAAGGATCGAGTAGGAGGCTTTCCTAACTTCCTGAGCAATGCCTTCGTCAGCACTGCCAAGTACCAGCTCCTGTTTGCCCTTAAGGTACTCAACATGATGCCTTCGGAAAAGCTGGCTGAGGCCTTGGCCTCagccacagagaaacagaagaaggccCTAGAAAAGCTGCTCCCGGCCTCATCCTGA
- the Nudt16l1 gene encoding tudor-interacting repair regulator protein isoform X2 produces the protein MLSVLPSGDLASTRCVLGIVVFWSEGEVSCAAWRVANSTLSPGAPVCSVFSPRLSGLVGAGPCTWMHADWACVSWAGSRMLIWAVGLERIKMSTTTVPELKQISREEAMRLGPGWSHSCHAMLYAANPGQLFGRIPMRFSVLMQMRFDGLLGFPGGFVDRRFWSLEDGLNRVLGLGLGGLRLTEADYLSSHLTEGPQRVVAHLYARQLTLEQLHAVEISAVHSRDHGLEVGPPPGARPHSHS, from the exons ATGCTCAGTGTACTTCCCTCTGGTGACCTGGCTTCCACGCGGTGCGTCTTGGGAATTGTAGTTTTCTGGTCTGAGGGTGAGGTCTCCTGTGCAGCTTGGAGGGTGGCGAACTCCACCCTCTCGCCAGGGGCTCCGGTCTGCTCTGTGTTCAGCCCCAGGCTTTCAGGATTGGTGGGGGCGGGCCCATGCACGTGGATGCACGCGGATTGGGCCTGTGTGTCGTGGGCGGGGTCGCGCATGCTCATTTGGGCGGTGGGCCTGGAGCGTATCAAGATGTCGACCACGACGGTTCCGGAGCTGAAGCAGATCAGCCGGGAGGAAGCAATGCGCTTGGGGCCCGGCTGGAGCCACTCGTGCCACGCCATGTTGTATGCCGCTAACCCCGGGCAGCTCTTCGGTCGTATTCCCATGCGATTCTCAGTGCTG ATGCAGATGCGCTTCGACGGGCTGCTGGGCTTCCCTGGGGGGTTTGTGGACCGGCGCTTCTGGTCGCTGGAGGATGGCTTGAACCGGgtgctgggcctgggcctgggcggCCTGCGCCTCACCGAAGCTGACTACCTGAGCTCACACCTGACTGAGGGTCCACAACGCGTGGTGGCACATCTGTATGCACGGCAGCTGACACTGGAGCAGCTGCATGCTGTGGAGATCAGCGCTGTGCACTCACGGGACCACGGTCTGGAGGTGGGACCACCGCCTGGGGCCCGCCCCCATTCCCACTCCTGA